The nucleotide window GCTTATAGCCCCAGTGGTAGTGAGCATTTATCTCCTCATCGAAGGCCAAACCTCGACTCCCCCTCTTCCATCCTTTAGTTTTTCTTGTAAAACCAAGTAAAAAACCTAACTGATTTACTTGATGCTACTTCAACTGCAGTTTTCAACTACTCTCCTGGCCAAGACTCAGTGCTTAGAGTAAACCAGGACGACTATGCAAATTGCAACACCGATGCCCCTTCTGCGAAATATACTGATGGCCACACTGCCATCAAGTTCGACCAATCTGGGCCATTTTATTTCATCAGTGGCAACAAAGACAACTGTCTCAAAAATGAGAAGGTGGTAGTGATTGTGTTGGCAGATAGAACCAATAGAAATGCAACTGCCCCTTCGCCTTCAAACTCAACTGATATAACCCCATCTCCAGCTCCTGCCGGTGAAGCGTCTCCACCTTCACCGGATACAGGGGTGGTCGAGAACCCTACTCCAGCTCCCGAAAGCCCTCCACCGCCCAGCGGGGCTTCTCCAGTTTTCATGAGTTTGTTGGGGTCCATTGGAGCTTTTGCTGCATCCTCATCACTTTTACTACTCTAACTGGATATTGGATTGTTTGAGTATAAAGTTCgtttccttccttttttttttttttttttttttctttttcttttgtgatttattgtttttattttctttaggcTCAGTATATATCTTTGGACTGGTGTTTGATATTCGTTTGTTGCAATTGGAAAATAAGGAGGGAGTAAATAATACTCATTAGTGTGCTTGTGAGACTCCACCATAAGGGCCAATAATGTAATcacacaaacaaataaattgatTTTCATACGGTCACTCTGTATTcaatatttatatgtttctgtttccatctttcttttagttttggaAGCAGATGCATCTGCAAATTTTAGTTATGTTTATAAATTAAGCAGGCTCACAATCGAGGAAGCAACACGGTGCCCAATCTGAAGTTAGAATTGGACAGGAtggataatttattttttaatgaagaaaaaaaaaatttcatttccacaaaattaacaaaattaagcgtaaaaaaaattctatctAATTCGTCAAAGTCATCGAAAACCAAtcaattggattggattggattttaaCACCCCTAATATTTATCCCTACCTACCTTCTTTGGGCATTTAGGAAAAATTAAGTGAAGATCTTATCatcaaccaaacagaaaaaaccTGTTCGAAAACCCAGAACATCTCACAAATGATCACATTTTCGGTATAATTCtttctcaaaaaataaaataaaatagaagcCAAATGTATAATGCATAAAATCTTCATAAAACTAGATTTTGTATTGGCAACTCTAACTGGAAAATGTGCCACTTCTCTCATtgcatttttctatttttgttctaAAAGGAATATGTCATCGTAAACAAAACAATCCCCACTAAATTAGGTGTTGCAAATAAACAATTCATTGTCTACTAACGAAATTTCACCTATCCATCAAAAATTTTTGCCTAGTTCAACCTTTCTCATCATTCTAATGGTGTTGTGCAGAATTGAATCCACTATTCCTGCTACCTGGAACCCAAaggcaaaaataaattagtacGCAATCTGGAGAGAAGTAAAGAACCAAAGATAGAAGATACTAACCGTGAAAACACCTCCAATTATTGCGCACACGTTTGTGATAAAATGTGAAAAGGATTTCTGATTTTCTGTTATTAACACCTGGGTACAGAAGacagacaaagaaaaagagatgagAAACAAAGAGAGTAAAACTAGTACACAAATACCGTACTGTTTGTTATTAAACCTGCATGGGAGAGAGCTCGAAATGGAATTTTGCAACTGGTATTTGAAGACTTTGCACCAAGCTGCTGTGGGCTGTGTACTCATACTcctcaattaatttatgatttCTTCCTGTTATAACTTCACTTTTCACTATTTGAAGGTAATGCTCTATCTGCAAATGCAATTACCAGAAATATACTTAAGAAGAGTGTAAACATTAGCAATTCTTCACAAGCCAAATAAACTTCATTAATGATCTATTCAGTTGTAAGTCAATAAACAGGGGTTCCAGGAATATTGTGAGCAGATGCAATAATTATTGAAAGAAACTTACtataaaagaagaggaaacaaCACTCTTTTAGTACTCAAAGAAAATTACCataaaaaacaatcaaaattattttagtattCCAACTCCATCCAGAAGGAAACGTTTGTTGGCTGTGAAAGCATCTCTAGGGAGGTAGAAGATCAATACAATAAAATGGACAGTTTTGAATGTTATTGGTGAATTTATAAGCCAACATTATAAAATAGGATCATTCAGAAAGAGTAAACATATTTAAAAGCTCAAAAGAGCAGGGACAGATGCATGGATCATTCAAAAAGTATTTGAACCACAGAGAAATTCTAGAATGAAACATAATATATTGTGTGTGCCACCCATCTCAATGCACCAATATCCATACACCTAAAAATCATGGACATGCAGCTATATATTGCTGATTTCACTTAAACATTGAGATGCTGATGTACAAGCACAGAACAATAGAGAAGCAAACACAATGCCAAGATGTGTAGAGTGACAAACTTACTGTAACATTAGCACCTAGATCACGATGATTTATGAAAGACCGACCATTCAACCTGTCATGGCTTCCACCAAGATAAGGTACCAATCGCTTGACATCACTCATCACCTTAGGAGCAATCATCCTACCAAATGAAAAATGTGATATGACGTGTGACATGTTCATTTGAGAAGCATCGAAGGAATGGGCTCCTGAATGCGCGGAAATTACAAGGTTTCCTGGAACCTGCACAGTAGAGGACAAATCATACCTAAATTCCTACTGAATGATAGTAGCTAAGAGTTTCATTGTTGGCTCAATTGACAGGAGAATTGTGATAATGATATAATGCATTTTACTCGTACCATATtctctcttttgtttgttcatgTTAACCATCAAGTACAAGAACTTGCTTAAGgacctttttttctctcttttggtAGGACTCGTAAGGGTACCAACTACACAACTGTAGCTTAGTTCCTAACACGGCTAAATTTTATTCATGAAGAACCCAAGGCCAGCTGTGGCTGTCATGACTGCACATGTGGCTCTCAAGTAGGGCAACTCATATGTGCACTGCTCTGGTAACCAAAGTTTGTGCAGTCATAACAAGTGCCCCCCTTCgcatttttctctttattcaTACCAATTCTACGCATGTGAAGCACCTCATGGCATGctttagaaaagaaagaaggatacGAGTAGTTGAAACTACCCTTTCATTTCTCCTTTTTCATCGCATTTCCAAGCATGTGAGATGGTTTGGGAGCAGAGGAAGAAATCAAGGAGTTCTGTGGGAATAACAAATTTCATACGTGCTAACATGCCCAATGCTTCTATTAATTTCAATCAATAGAAGATCACCTTCTTCACACGCACATAGCCTTCAATTCTACACCCTCCTGTCAGTGGTGCTGGTCTTTTTGCATTGTCAGTCCCATTGTCAGATTTACCCTCCAAAGCAagtttttgggcctcaacaggGATAGGTGCTACCAAAGTCTCCATTGTCTGCAAGGATATCAGATGGGTTTGCAATCTCAATTGGGGTATTGAACAAAAATTTCAGCAACAAGTATTAACGAGTTCAAAGTCAAAGTTAAACATAGGAAACTGTAGGGCTAATTGAAACTTATGAATGCTTGTACCTTAACCAGACTATCTGTATCTCGATCTCCATAATAAGATTCATGATCATGGTGTCCATGGTCATCCCTGTGACAGAATTCCAGAGAAAGAGGTTGATTAAGGTAAGCTTCATATGAACAAGACAGGCATGGTCAAGGGGGCAAAAATTTTGATATCTGAATTTGAGAAACAAAGGTATTAAACAAATTACCCAGGGTCtatataaaaggaaaaaataaaataaaaaggaaactgaaacaggGGAGGGGGCGGAGGGAGCGAAGgagtgagggagagagaaatagacagagagagagagagagagagaattgacCTTTATATACTGTTATCATATTATAAAGCTCACAGAATGAGCAAACTATGCACATAGCTTCACATCACAACCAAGGCATCAGAAATGTCTTGATAAGACCTTATTTGCTCTAAGGTTGCATTTACATAGATGACTTGGAAATTAAGGATTTGGATTTGCATTATACATGAATTGACTGTTTACGATAACATGGATTTCAAATAATCAAGAAAATGTTATTGCGAGTTAACTCACTCATTCCCTTgaaaacataattttattttccatataTCAAAACTCTACATTTTCCATTCTTTTGACATTTGATTTGACACAAACAATTTAAGTCAAAAGTTAAATTCAAAACTCGCATTTAAATCCGCATATTGAAATGAAACCTAAGAGCACATAGAAAGATTCCAAACCTCAGGTGATGTTTAATAAATGCACATACAAGTTATATGAAGATCCAAAggaaaaaagttttaaataattaaatgcaACCTAGACTAACTAAAACTCCTAGAACAGAAGAAGGAAATAAATGACAActtgaatataaataaatgaatagaCATCAGTTCAAAATAATCTAAAAGTCGGCAAAATTTTGTAGTATTTACCTCACATCACTTCCTTTACGAAAGATACGAATTGATGGATATCCTTGAATGTGATTCCTGATCATTATAGGGGAAACAAagttaataatataaaaaataggaagCCAGTGGTACATTAAGCAAACTTGAGAGGTAAGTAAAAAGGAGTACAATAATGTTGTATTTGGGGTAACGTAAGGCAATAAGGTATGACTCTTTGAATATGAAAAAAGTTCAAATGGTGGTTCAATTCCAGGATGCTATGACAGATGGCTTAACTGTAGCAATCATACAAAATTAgcatatgaaaataaataggaCAGAGAGACTAAAACATGAGCACATCCATGTTCCCACCCTGAGGTTAACAGTTCTCCGTTCAAGCAGAAAAACAGTCAAAACATACTCGTGTGTAAGCAAGAAGCTATATTAATGAGAACGCTAAACTCAAGATAAAATCTAAAGCTCCAATTGGCATTTCAGAAGACTATGTCCTAGTGCTGTTATTTGAAAACCACCCCAGTTAAGGCAAGGCAGCTTAGAGTACTTGTTGCAAAACCTTCTTCAAAGGTAAGTAGGTTTCTCTTTCATGTTGAGTTTGGACTGCCCTTTCAAGCCAGATAAAAACCACCCTGATCATTTCAAGTTAAACTTACTGTTTTATAAAGTTATTAATGGTAAATAAAATCTgatatttacaaaattattattGCAGTGCAATAAGTTCCTGCGCTAATTAGTACTCCTTGGAGTTGTCCTTCAGTTTTATTCTCCACTGTAAGTGAATTATTAAATATCGCAATGAATAAATCCTTTGTTTCATTGAGGAGAACgagaaatattaattaaacttTGAGATTTTCTTTATACAACTAATAAGAACTGAAAGTGCATATGTTTGCGGTGAAAAGTACAATGTAAAATCTATTGCAAATCcataaaaattagaaaataaagtaGAAAGTAGGAATGACCAATCTAAAATATACCTCTTACACAAGTCACCTTCTTCAGTACAATCTACTTTCGCCAAAAGAATACGCCCATCTATTTCTGGATCATATCTGTTAAACATGGAGGcacaagagagaagagggaggggggggggggggaggagagagagagagagaggagttaTGGACTTCAAATTCTGGAGATTGTGtggcaaaataaaaaatattacagTACCActtgaaaaatcataaaatctGGAAGAAAACAGTAGAACTTTCAGAAGTGAAGCACCTTTCTCTTATTATT belongs to Prunus persica cultivar Lovell chromosome G4, Prunus_persica_NCBIv2, whole genome shotgun sequence and includes:
- the LOC18778796 gene encoding early nodulin-like protein 1, whose amino-acid sequence is MASPILRFNHKSNVVFSVMVLLCVTLLIQKSGAAEFAISWSAPNASAPHFDQWAENNRFQVGDSIVFNYSPGQDSVLRVNQDDYANCNTDAPSAKYTDGHTAIKFDQSGPFYFISGNKDNCLKNEKVVVIVLADRTNRNATAPSPSNSTDITPSPAPAGEASPPSPDTGVVENPTPAPESPPPPSGASPVFMSLLGSIGAFAASSSLLLL
- the LOC18781326 gene encoding protein disulfide-isomerase 5-3, giving the protein MISTGKIKSVDFYRKIPRDLTEASLSGAGLSIIAALAMMFLFGMELNSYLAFSTSTSVIVDKSSDGDFLRIEFNISFPALSCEFASIDVSDVLGTNRLNITKTIRKFSIGPDLKPTGSEFHSGPAFHDIKHGDGDEYGGDGSVSITARTFEKFTHQHPILVVNFYAPWCYWSNRLKPSWEKAAKIIRERYDPEIDGRILLAKVDCTEEGDLCKRNHIQGYPSIRIFRKGSDVRDDHGHHDHESYYGDRDTDSLVKTMETLVAPIPVEAQKLALEGKSDNGTDNAKRPAPLTGGCRIEGYVRVKKVPGNLVISAHSGAHSFDASQMNMSHVISHFSFGRMIAPKVMSDVKRLVPYLGGSHDRLNGRSFINHRDLGANVTIEHYLQIVKSEVITGRNHKLIEEYEYTAHSSLVQSLQIPVAKFHFELSPMQVLITENQKSFSHFITNVCAIIGGVFTVAGIVDSILHNTIRMMRKVELGKNF